A genomic region of Gammaproteobacteria bacterium contains the following coding sequences:
- a CDS encoding integrase, with the protein MGIYKRGENWWIDFTGVDGQRVRRSAGTSDKRAAEELHDKLKAETWRQAKLGEKPIYTWGEAVVRWIREQEGIKKSIEDDRKLLRWVAQHIPPDTALVNLTRERLDDLASTRLSGGVTPATVNRTLAVIRGILRRAQRDWEWIERVPAVRMLQEPKRRVRWLTRDEVDRLLHELPEHLAEMVRFSLSTGLREANVVGLEWEAVDLERRIAWVNADEAKAGKAIAVPLNNDAVEVLRRQVGRHKSRVFTFEGNPVSRANNHAWRKALKRAGIEEFRWHDLRHTWASWHVQAGTPLYVLKELGGWGSMEMALRYAHLGTGHLAEYAAKIDAKHSTKEDDTN; encoded by the coding sequence GTGGGAATCTACAAGAGAGGGGAAAATTGGTGGATCGACTTCACAGGTGTGGACGGACAGCGAGTACGCCGCAGCGCTGGGACTTCCGACAAAAGAGCAGCCGAAGAACTCCACGATAAACTCAAGGCGGAAACCTGGAGGCAAGCCAAGCTTGGAGAGAAACCAATCTACACCTGGGGAGAAGCTGTAGTTCGGTGGATACGCGAGCAGGAGGGAATCAAGAAGAGCATCGAAGACGATCGGAAACTGCTCAGGTGGGTCGCACAACACATACCACCGGACACCGCGTTGGTAAATCTGACCCGAGAACGCCTGGACGATCTAGCAAGCACCAGACTTTCAGGAGGGGTTACACCAGCCACGGTAAACCGCACCCTTGCAGTGATACGAGGTATTTTGCGTAGAGCACAACGAGATTGGGAATGGATTGAGCGGGTTCCTGCGGTGCGGATGCTACAAGAGCCGAAACGCCGGGTGCGCTGGTTAACCCGTGATGAGGTCGATCGCCTACTACACGAGCTTCCTGAACACCTGGCTGAAATGGTTCGTTTCAGCCTGTCCACGGGTCTACGGGAGGCTAACGTAGTGGGATTGGAGTGGGAGGCGGTAGATTTGGAGCGCCGCATTGCGTGGGTTAATGCTGACGAGGCCAAAGCGGGTAAGGCCATTGCGGTTCCGCTCAACAATGACGCGGTTGAAGTTCTGCGGCGCCAAGTGGGCAGGCACAAATCCAGGGTTTTTACCTTTGAAGGAAACCCGGTCAGTCGCGCCAACAACCATGCTTGGCGCAAAGCGCTCAAGCGGGCAGGGATAGAGGAATTTCGTTGGCACGACCTACGACACACCTGGGCAAGCTGGCATGTGCAAGCCGGAACTCCTCTTTATGTTCTGAAAGAACTTGGCGGGTGGGGTTCGATGGAAATGGCACTGCGCTACGCGCATCTTGGGACCGGGCACCTCGCAGAGTACGCCGCCAAGATCGACGCCAAGCACTCAACAAAAGAAGATGACACAAATTAG